One region of Betaproteobacteria bacterium genomic DNA includes:
- the glnE gene encoding bifunctional [glutamate--ammonia ligase]-adenylyl-L-tyrosine phosphorylase/[glutamate--ammonia-ligase] adenylyltransferase produces the protein MDTTLDPRWQAAINHSRYLANILQSRPDLIPELAATWQEPLSEELLLAPLQQAFTDDDTVRATLRRLRHRAMAHLILRDLSGLAPLSEVVESMTVLANVTTNFTLDYYHRQLVATYGEPLDKQGQPQRMMVIGMGKLGGRELNVSSDVDYIFIYPEDGDTAGPKCIENFDFFTRLGKRVIGALGDLTADGQVFRVDMRLRPNGDSGPLVCSLDSLENYLITQGREWERYAWIKGRTMNTGDNLQPAWVTAMQNIARPFVFRKYLDFGAINAMRDLHAQIRREVARKDMADHVKLGPGGIREIEFIAQVFQLIRGGRDSALQIRPTLLVLKLLVDRKLIPSETEQELRDAYIFLRRLEHRLQYVEDKQTHMLPVDAENRQNIAISMNFPDWSAMLAVLDDHRNKVSQHFEAIFSDPEAGEHPMTGVWHGQMDDETATEALGNLGFRHPKEAITRLSELRSSSRYVQLPATNRSRLDAVGPRLIEAAGATHDPDTTLARGLNFLEGIARRGAYLALLQQYPMALRRVADMICASSWAAEYLNLHPLLLDELLDPRLYEIATNWTGFRQILLESLAQHAGDTEREMDILREMHHGQVFRLLAQDLSGLQTIERLSDHLTELADTIVQETLPLCWKTIKNRHCDSPRFAVIGYGKMGGKELGYASDLDLVYLFDDDTVDAQETYSRLGQRLNTWLSSQTPAGILFETDLRLRPNGDSGLLAVSVDSFREYELKKAWTWEHQALTRARFCAGDPSVGKRFEEIRCEILRQPRDLAKLKEEVVAMRQKMYVAHASKSRTGFALKHDAGGIVDVEFIVQYLVLGYAHQYATLTGNLGNIALLRMAGELGLIDPKLAEAAGNAYREYRRRQHAKRLSTNPKGLIPREEIEKHATSVNALWKTVFGE, from the coding sequence ATGGACACTACCCTCGATCCTCGCTGGCAAGCCGCTATCAACCATAGCCGCTATCTGGCCAATATACTTCAGTCACGCCCGGACCTGATCCCCGAACTCGCCGCCACCTGGCAAGAGCCACTCAGCGAAGAATTGCTGCTTGCTCCGCTGCAACAGGCATTCACCGACGACGATACGGTTCGCGCCACCTTGCGCCGACTGCGGCATCGCGCCATGGCCCATCTCATCCTGCGCGACCTGAGTGGCCTGGCGCCGCTGAGCGAAGTCGTCGAGAGCATGACAGTGCTCGCCAACGTGACGACCAATTTCACGCTCGATTATTATCACCGGCAACTGGTGGCCACCTACGGCGAGCCGCTGGACAAGCAGGGCCAGCCGCAGCGCATGATGGTCATCGGCATGGGCAAACTCGGCGGGCGCGAGCTGAATGTGTCATCCGACGTTGATTACATTTTCATCTACCCGGAAGACGGCGACACGGCTGGCCCGAAGTGCATCGAGAACTTCGACTTCTTCACCAGGCTGGGCAAGCGCGTCATCGGCGCCCTCGGCGACCTCACCGCAGATGGACAGGTTTTCCGCGTTGACATGCGCCTGCGGCCAAATGGGGATTCCGGCCCCCTTGTTTGCTCGCTTGATTCGCTGGAAAACTACCTGATCACGCAAGGCCGCGAGTGGGAGCGTTACGCCTGGATAAAAGGCCGCACGATGAATACCGGCGACAACCTGCAACCAGCGTGGGTGACGGCGATGCAAAACATTGCCCGGCCTTTCGTCTTCCGCAAATATCTGGATTTTGGCGCCATCAACGCCATGCGTGACCTGCATGCGCAAATCCGTCGGGAAGTGGCACGCAAGGACATGGCCGATCACGTCAAACTCGGCCCTGGTGGTATCCGCGAAATTGAATTCATCGCCCAGGTGTTCCAGTTGATTCGCGGCGGCCGCGATTCTGCGCTACAAATTCGGCCAACGCTGCTGGTGTTGAAACTGCTGGTTGATCGCAAGCTGATTCCGTCAGAAACCGAGCAGGAACTCCGTGACGCCTATATTTTCCTGCGTCGACTCGAACATCGCCTGCAATACGTCGAAGACAAACAAACGCACATGCTCCCGGTCGACGCGGAAAATCGGCAAAATATCGCCATCAGCATGAATTTCCCAGACTGGTCGGCGATGCTTGCCGTCCTCGACGATCACCGCAACAAGGTCAGCCAGCACTTCGAGGCCATATTTTCCGATCCGGAAGCGGGCGAACACCCGATGACCGGCGTCTGGCATGGCCAGATGGACGATGAAACCGCCACTGAAGCCCTCGGCAACCTTGGCTTCCGTCATCCGAAAGAGGCAATTACCCGTTTGAGCGAATTGCGCTCGTCCAGCCGCTACGTGCAATTGCCCGCCACTAACCGCTCGCGTCTGGACGCGGTCGGTCCACGCCTGATCGAAGCGGCGGGCGCCACGCACGACCCGGACACGACCTTGGCCCGAGGCCTAAATTTTCTTGAAGGCATCGCCCGCCGCGGCGCTTATCTTGCCCTTCTGCAGCAATATCCTATGGCGCTGCGACGTGTCGCCGACATGATATGTGCTTCAAGCTGGGCCGCCGAATACCTCAACCTCCACCCCTTGCTGCTTGATGAGCTGCTTGATCCGCGCCTCTATGAGATCGCGACCAACTGGACCGGATTTCGTCAGATTCTGCTCGAAAGCCTCGCGCAGCACGCTGGCGACACTGAACGGGAAATGGACATCCTGCGCGAAATGCACCATGGCCAGGTTTTCCGCCTGCTGGCACAGGATCTGTCCGGCCTGCAAACCATCGAGCGACTCTCTGACCACCTGACCGAACTGGCCGACACCATCGTCCAGGAAACCTTGCCGCTGTGCTGGAAGACCATCAAGAACCGGCATTGCGACTCGCCCAGATTTGCCGTCATCGGCTACGGAAAAATGGGGGGCAAGGAACTCGGTTACGCCTCCGATCTCGATCTTGTCTACCTGTTCGACGATGATACGGTGGATGCTCAGGAAACCTATAGCCGCCTCGGTCAGCGCCTGAATACCTGGCTATCCAGCCAGACGCCGGCCGGCATCCTGTTCGAAACCGATTTGCGTCTGCGTCCGAACGGAGACTCTGGCCTGCTTGCCGTTTCCGTCGATTCCTTCCGCGAGTACGAATTGAAAAAGGCCTGGACCTGGGAACACCAGGCGCTGACCCGCGCCCGCTTTTGCGCCGGCGACCCCTCTGTCGGCAAGCGCTTTGAGGAAATCCGCTGCGAAATCCTGCGGCAACCGCGCGACCTGGCCAAGCTGAAAGAAGAAGTGGTCGCCATGCGGCAAAAAATGTATGTCGCACACGCCTCTAAAAGCCGTACCGGATTTGCACTGAAACATGACGCAGGCGGCATCGTGGACGTTGAATTCATCGTTCAGTATCTGGTGCTTGGCTACGCTCACCAGTACGCCACGCTCACCGGCAATCTCGGCAATATCGCGCTGCTGCGCATGGCCGGCGAACTGGGCCTGATCGATCCAAAGCTGGCGGAAGCAGCCGGCAACGCTTATCGCGAATACCGGCGACGGCAACATGCGAAGCGCCTGTCGACCAATCCCAAAGGACTGATTCCGCGCGAGGAGATTGAGAAGCACGCCACCTCGGTAAATGCGCTTTGGAAGACCGTTTTCGGCGAGTGA
- a CDS encoding pyridoxal phosphate-dependent aminotransferase encodes MQTDIRIDSRFPQMATTIFTVMSRLAAECGAVNLSQGFPDFQAEPALFDAMHRHMLAGHNQYAPMAGMPALRQAIADKVEGLYGPRFDVESEVTVTSGATQAIFTAIAAFVRPGDEVIVFEPVYDSYVPAIETVGGTAVYAQLTFPDYVPDWAQVAQLISPKTRMIIVNSPHNPTGSLLTAVDREKLAKLISGTNIVVLSDEVYEHILFDGETHASLCAHPQLAARTLVVSSFGKTFHITGWKIGYVVGPAELMAEFRKVHQFNVFTVHGPSQLALAEYMQDADRHLRLAAFYQEKRDFFGQLMATTPFELLPCRGTYFQLASYQRISDLSDREFAEWMTRKIGVAVIPVSAFYANGRDDRVVRFCFAKQESTLIEAAARICKAL; translated from the coding sequence ATGCAAACCGATATCCGCATCGACTCCCGCTTTCCGCAGATGGCAACGACCATCTTTACCGTGATGTCTCGTCTCGCCGCCGAGTGCGGGGCGGTCAATCTGTCGCAGGGCTTTCCTGACTTTCAGGCCGAGCCGGCTTTGTTCGATGCTATGCATCGCCACATGCTGGCCGGGCACAACCAGTACGCGCCGATGGCCGGCATGCCGGCGCTGCGGCAGGCTATTGCGGACAAGGTCGAGGGTTTGTACGGGCCGCGATTTGATGTCGAGTCCGAAGTGACTGTGACATCGGGTGCCACGCAGGCCATCTTTACCGCCATTGCCGCCTTTGTGCGACCGGGCGACGAAGTGATCGTGTTCGAACCGGTCTATGACTCGTATGTGCCGGCGATCGAAACGGTGGGCGGCACGGCGGTCTATGCGCAACTGACTTTTCCGGATTACGTGCCGGACTGGGCGCAGGTGGCGCAACTGATCAGCCCGAAGACGCGGATGATCATTGTCAATTCGCCGCACAATCCGACTGGCAGCCTGCTTACCGCGGTCGACCGGGAAAAACTCGCTAAATTGATATCCGGCACCAATATCGTCGTGCTCTCCGACGAGGTGTACGAGCACATACTGTTTGATGGTGAAACCCACGCCAGCCTGTGTGCGCACCCGCAACTGGCGGCACGTACCCTGGTGGTCTCCAGTTTTGGCAAGACTTTTCACATCACGGGCTGGAAAATCGGCTACGTGGTTGGACCGGCCGAATTGATGGCGGAATTCCGTAAAGTGCACCAGTTCAATGTCTTTACCGTGCATGGCCCGTCGCAACTGGCGCTGGCCGAGTATATGCAGGATGCTGACCGCCATCTGCGGCTGGCTGCTTTCTATCAGGAAAAGCGGGACTTTTTCGGCCAGTTGATGGCGACCACGCCCTTTGAATTATTGCCCTGCAGAGGCACCTATTTTCAATTGGCCAGCTACCAGCGGATTTCCGATCTGTCGGATCGTGAATTTGCCGAATGGATGACCCGGAAAATTGGTGTTGCCGTCATCCCCGTATCCGCGTTTTATGCCAATGGGCGTGATGATCGGGTGGTCCGCTTTTGCTTTGCCAAGCAGGAAAGTACTCTGATAGAAGCCGCTGCCAGGATTTGTAAAGCATTGTAA
- a CDS encoding carbon-nitrogen hydrolase family protein codes for MISGPRVADNLVTATRLIEDAVGQGAQLAVLPEYFPIIGATDADRVLAREAFGEGPIQSWLSETAQRHGIWLFAGSIPLTAASPDKMRNSSLVFDPDGECVKRYDKVHLFGFRKGDESYDEASFIEPGDHPVAVDTPFGRVALSICYDLRFPELYRALAPVDLILVPAAFTETTGRAHWEILLRARAIENQCYLLAVGQGGRHENGRMTHGNSMIIDPWGEILDRKQRGPGIVIADLNHQRISEIRESLPALAHRKL; via the coding sequence ATGATCTCTGGTCCTCGTGTTGCGGACAATCTGGTGACGGCAACCCGGTTGATTGAAGATGCGGTCGGGCAGGGCGCCCAACTGGCGGTGCTGCCCGAATATTTTCCGATCATCGGTGCTACCGATGCCGATCGGGTCTTGGCACGCGAAGCGTTCGGCGAGGGGCCGATCCAGTCCTGGCTGTCCGAAACGGCGCAGCGCCACGGCATCTGGCTATTTGCCGGGTCCATCCCGTTGACCGCAGCCAGTCCGGACAAGATGCGCAATTCCAGCCTGGTCTTCGATCCGGACGGCGAATGTGTCAAGCGTTACGACAAGGTACATTTGTTCGGTTTCAGGAAGGGCGACGAAAGCTATGACGAAGCCAGCTTTATCGAGCCTGGCGATCACCCTGTTGCAGTCGATACGCCATTCGGACGGGTTGCCTTGTCGATCTGCTATGACCTCCGTTTTCCCGAACTCTATCGGGCGCTGGCGCCGGTTGATCTGATCCTCGTGCCGGCCGCGTTTACCGAAACCACCGGTCGGGCGCACTGGGAAATTTTGCTGCGCGCCCGTGCCATCGAGAACCAGTGCTATCTTCTCGCTGTCGGACAAGGTGGGCGCCATGAAAACGGGCGAATGACGCACGGTAACAGCATGATCATTGACCCGTGGGGCGAGATTCTCGATCGAAAACAACGGGGGCCGGGCATCGTTATCGCCGACCTCAATCACCAGCGTATTTCAGAAATTCGCGAGAGCCTGCCGGCACTCGCACACCGTAAACTTTAA
- the mscL gene encoding large conductance mechanosensitive channel protein MscL: protein MGMIQEFKEFAVKGNAMDLAVGVIIGGAFGKIVDSIVGDLIMPLISRVVGKIDFSNMFVILGENPSNLAGLADLKKAGIPVFAYGSFLTILVNFVILAFIIFMMVKQMNRLRNEEPVVEEAPATPEDVMLLREIRDSLKK from the coding sequence ATGGGAATGATTCAAGAGTTCAAGGAGTTTGCGGTCAAGGGCAATGCGATGGACCTGGCCGTGGGCGTCATTATCGGTGGCGCATTTGGCAAGATTGTCGATTCCATTGTCGGTGACTTGATCATGCCGCTGATCAGCCGTGTTGTTGGCAAGATCGATTTCTCCAACATGTTCGTTATTCTCGGCGAAAATCCCAGTAATCTGGCTGGTCTGGCCGATCTCAAAAAGGCCGGTATTCCCGTCTTCGCCTACGGTTCATTTCTGACCATTTTGGTTAACTTTGTCATCCTGGCATTTATCATCTTCATGATGGTCAAGCAGATGAATCGCCTGCGCAACGAAGAGCCGGTCGTCGAGGAAGCACCGGCTACACCGGAAGATGTCATGCTGCTCCGCGAAATTCGCGATTCGTTGAAGAAATAA
- a CDS encoding TIGR02099 family protein, translating into MNDPLHEVSKVISPDVRVALYHRLHWLWPLLARRAVRRGVRLLGWGLLFAWLAFAALVLVLRYVVLPKISDYQTEIEQVATQAVGQPVKIGRIEARWNGLNPDLVLENVVVADHQGAPVFSLAHVEGVLSWHTLWRLRPRLSLLAFDGPVLHVRRDANGKITVAGMDTEGESDPALAEWVLEQKRIRIRDATIVWEDQLRKAPPLVLEDLQFALDNSGRHHRFGLSAAPPDELASRVDVRGEVKGELGEALENLSGKIFVELDYADLAGWRAWVDYPVHLPKGRGALRVWGDLDKGAGKVTADVALEELRIRLGRKLPELELASMRGRLEGDYKADHWAVAGQQVELLTQDGLRIAPTDFKVDWHQDAKTATVNGNSSASFLDLAALGRLASYLPLDTHSRELLLRHRPQGRISELRASWVLDGENLTRYSLKAGFQELGIEADHYFPGASGVSGNVDLTEKGGILALDSGTSSVSLPAVFPEPEISLNALKAKASWKTTPQAIDIKLDKLEFAGPDAAGSAQGTYHFTGDGPGEIDLTATVDRGEGRAVWRYMPHAVNAAARNWLRRGIVAGRGYDGKLILKGNLKDFPFRDGKGGKFIVTAKAAGAKIDYADGWPVIDDIDADMSFGTGMSILASKGRILGASLSGVKVDIPDFESHEEMLLVRGVAQGPTSEFFRFIEKSPVAEKIDRFTDGMKAVGNGSLNLELDIPLRHALDTKMRGDYRFQNNQLQPLAGLPPLTQVNGRLLLTENTVAAQDISGQVFGGPLKVQVNSAGDKVVVQATGNAHIGEVSKHFGWPLINHLSGGAAWKADIAIRRRNADVVVESDLLGISSPLPEPLNKNATTPLALRIERSAPDALREQYRITLGKVAQGLIVRRQDSWERGVFAVGDAEPRLPEKGLAVRVAAPRIDADAWLNFLPDGATGGADGGGESGGLALNVVTLKTPQLRLFERDYNQVDVSLRPRDGGWQIGLNTREALGDIFWKSAGEGWVEGNFKRLIIKPAAEAADSASSLINTLPGMSLVVDDFYIGEKALGKLELKARNDKGAWHLDNLSLQNPDGGLKGKGIWINNGRHQTRLDFELTARDAGKLLDRLGYMDAVRRGKAKMVGDLQWNGPLTAIHYPSMTGQMTVEAEKGQFNKLEPGVGKLLGLISLQSLPRRLTLDFRDIFSDGLAFDSIEAKLSVRKGIMRTIEPLRISGPAAQIEMQGETDLKNETQNLQVVVRPELGGLAAVGVAALAHPVIGAAALVANTVLKKPLNRLFSYRYHVTGTWADPTVDKAGESSQEVKPAPEEDSQPEEGKP; encoded by the coding sequence GTGAATGACCCGCTGCACGAAGTATCCAAGGTGATTTCGCCGGACGTTCGCGTTGCGCTGTATCACCGCCTGCATTGGCTCTGGCCGCTACTGGCAAGGCGCGCGGTCAGGCGCGGTGTGCGATTGCTGGGTTGGGGGCTGCTGTTCGCCTGGTTGGCATTTGCCGCGCTGGTGCTGGTTTTGCGCTATGTGGTGCTGCCCAAAATCAGCGATTACCAGACCGAGATTGAACAGGTGGCGACGCAGGCGGTCGGCCAGCCGGTGAAGATCGGGCGGATCGAGGCGCGGTGGAACGGACTGAATCCCGACCTCGTGCTTGAAAATGTAGTTGTCGCTGATCATCAGGGGGCGCCGGTTTTTTCTCTGGCCCATGTTGAGGGTGTCTTGTCGTGGCATACCTTGTGGCGACTGCGACCGAGGCTCTCGCTTCTGGCTTTTGATGGTCCGGTACTTCACGTACGCCGTGATGCGAACGGCAAGATTACGGTGGCAGGAATGGACACCGAAGGTGAGAGCGATCCGGCCCTTGCCGAATGGGTGCTGGAACAGAAGCGAATCCGCATCCGGGATGCGACCATCGTCTGGGAAGACCAACTGCGCAAGGCGCCACCGTTGGTGCTCGAAGATCTGCAATTTGCGCTGGACAACAGCGGGCGTCACCACCGCTTTGGCTTGTCGGCAGCGCCGCCGGACGAACTGGCGTCGCGCGTCGACGTGCGTGGCGAGGTCAAAGGAGAGCTCGGCGAAGCGCTTGAGAATTTATCCGGCAAGATATTTGTCGAGCTTGATTATGCCGACCTCGCCGGATGGCGAGCCTGGGTTGATTATCCGGTTCACTTGCCGAAAGGACGCGGTGCCTTGCGGGTCTGGGGAGATCTCGACAAAGGGGCTGGCAAGGTAACCGCTGATGTTGCACTTGAAGAGTTGCGGATCCGCCTTGGCCGCAAGCTTCCCGAACTTGAGTTGGCCAGCATGCGCGGGCGCCTCGAGGGGGATTACAAGGCCGATCACTGGGCTGTCGCCGGACAACAGGTTGAGCTTCTGACGCAGGATGGCCTGCGTATCGCGCCGACCGACTTCAAGGTTGATTGGCACCAGGATGCAAAGACGGCTACGGTCAACGGCAATTCCAGTGCCAGTTTCCTCGATTTGGCGGCGCTTGGTCGGCTTGCCTCGTACCTGCCGCTCGATACGCATAGTCGGGAACTGCTGTTGCGTCATCGTCCGCAGGGCCGCATTTCCGAACTGCGTGCAAGCTGGGTGCTGGATGGCGAAAATCTGACGCGCTACAGCCTGAAGGCGGGCTTCCAGGAGTTGGGCATTGAGGCTGATCACTATTTTCCGGGCGCCAGCGGGGTTTCCGGAAACGTCGATCTGACCGAAAAAGGGGGAATTCTGGCCCTCGATTCAGGGACATCGAGTGTGTCACTGCCGGCAGTGTTTCCCGAGCCTGAGATTTCCCTCAACGCGCTAAAAGCCAAAGCAAGTTGGAAGACGACGCCGCAGGCAATCGACATCAAGCTGGATAAACTCGAATTTGCCGGGCCGGATGCGGCGGGCTCGGCCCAGGGCACCTATCACTTTACGGGCGACGGGCCGGGCGAAATTGATCTGACCGCAACGGTTGATCGGGGCGAGGGACGCGCTGTCTGGCGCTACATGCCGCATGCGGTCAATGCGGCCGCCCGTAACTGGCTGAGGCGCGGCATTGTGGCCGGCCGAGGCTATGATGGAAAACTGATACTCAAGGGGAATCTGAAGGATTTCCCGTTTCGTGACGGCAAGGGGGGCAAGTTCATCGTCACGGCCAAGGCGGCCGGCGCCAAAATTGACTATGCGGACGGTTGGCCGGTCATCGACGATATCGATGCGGACATGAGTTTCGGTACAGGGATGAGCATTCTGGCCAGCAAGGGACGCATCCTCGGTGCCTCATTGTCGGGCGTCAAGGTCGATATTCCCGATTTCGAGTCGCACGAAGAAATGTTGCTGGTGCGAGGTGTGGCTCAGGGACCAACCAGCGAGTTTTTCCGCTTTATCGAAAAAAGTCCGGTGGCTGAGAAGATAGATCGCTTTACCGACGGCATGAAGGCGGTCGGCAATGGCAGCCTCAATCTGGAACTCGACATCCCGCTGCGCCATGCATTGGATACAAAAATGCGTGGTGATTACCGATTCCAGAACAATCAGTTGCAACCGCTGGCCGGATTGCCACCGCTAACGCAGGTCAATGGCCGCCTGTTACTGACCGAAAACACGGTGGCCGCGCAGGATATCAGTGGCCAAGTATTTGGCGGGCCGCTCAAGGTTCAGGTTAACAGTGCCGGCGACAAGGTGGTTGTACAGGCGACTGGCAATGCCCATATCGGTGAGGTGAGCAAGCATTTTGGCTGGCCGCTGATCAATCACCTGAGCGGTGGCGCGGCATGGAAGGCCGATATCGCTATTCGTCGGCGTAATGCCGATGTGGTGGTCGAGTCGGATCTGCTCGGTATCAGTTCGCCGTTACCGGAACCACTCAACAAGAACGCGACGACGCCGCTTGCCTTGCGCATCGAGCGCTCGGCGCCGGATGCCCTGCGCGAGCAATACCGGATCACGCTGGGCAAGGTCGCCCAGGGCCTGATCGTCCGTCGTCAGGACAGCTGGGAACGCGGCGTCTTTGCGGTGGGTGATGCCGAGCCGCGCCTGCCGGAAAAGGGGCTGGCTGTCCGGGTCGCTGCGCCGCGTATCGATGCCGACGCCTGGCTGAACTTCCTGCCGGACGGCGCTACCGGTGGCGCGGATGGCGGTGGTGAAAGTGGTGGACTGGCGTTGAACGTGGTGACGCTCAAAACCCCGCAGCTGCGCCTGTTCGAACGTGACTACAATCAGGTGGATGTCAGTTTGCGGCCGCGTGATGGCGGCTGGCAAATTGGACTGAATACCCGTGAGGCGCTCGGCGATATTTTCTGGAAGAGTGCCGGCGAAGGTTGGGTCGAGGGCAATTTCAAGCGCCTGATAATCAAGCCTGCTGCGGAAGCGGCAGACAGCGCCTCGTCGTTGATCAACACCTTGCCGGGCATGAGTCTGGTGGTGGATGACTTTTATATCGGGGAAAAGGCGCTCGGCAAACTGGAGTTGAAGGCACGCAACGACAAGGGCGCATGGCATCTCGACAACCTGAGTTTGCAAAATCCGGATGGCGGCCTCAAGGGCAAGGGAATCTGGATAAATAACGGGCGCCATCAGACACGGCTGGATTTTGAGTTGACCGCCAGGGATGCCGGCAAATTGCTTGATCGTCTGGGCTATATGGACGCTGTCCGGCGCGGCAAGGCGAAAATGGTGGGTGATTTGCAGTGGAATGGCCCGCTGACCGCTATCCACTACCCGTCAATGACCGGCCAGATGACTGTCGAGGCCGAAAAAGGCCAGTTCAACAAGCTGGAACCGGGCGTCGGCAAGCTGCTTGGCTTGATTTCACTGCAATCACTGCCGCGGCGCCTGACGCTGGATTTCCGCGATATTTTTAGCGATGGACTGGCATTCGACAGTATCGAAGCCAAACTTTCAGTGCGCAAAGGCATCATGCGCACAATCGAGCCCTTGCGGATCAGCGGCCCGGCGGCCCAGATTGAAATGCAGGGTGAAACTGATCTGAAAAATGAAACTCAGAATCTGCAGGTGGTCGTTCGGCCGGAGCTGGGTGGCCTTGCCGCAGTGGGCGTGGCCGCGCTGGCCCATCCGGTGATTGGCGCAGCAGCGCTGGTTGCAAACACGGTGCTCAAAAAGCCGCTCAACCGCTTGTTCAGCTACCGTTATCATGTCACCGGTACCTGGGCTGATCCAACGGTCGACAAGGCCGGAGAGTCGTCGCAGGAAGTGAAGCCCGCGCCGGAAGAAGATAGCCAACCTGAGGAAGGCAAACCTTGA